In Paenibacillus sp. FSL R7-0345, a single window of DNA contains:
- the fliS gene encoding flagellar export chaperone FliS: MIITSPYEKYRQSAVSTSSPSQLLLMLYDGAIRFGRAALEGIETADYSGLSINVGKARAIVKELTNTLDASYEVSAGLKSMYEYIDHLLSETNINKSKTAGEEAIGYLLELRQTFAQAAKMSAGQAQQHG; this comes from the coding sequence ATGATAATAACATCTCCTTATGAGAAATACCGTCAATCGGCCGTATCTACATCCAGCCCATCACAATTGCTGCTGATGTTGTATGATGGAGCCATTCGTTTTGGTCGAGCTGCTTTGGAAGGAATAGAAACCGCAGATTATAGCGGGTTAAGTATAAATGTAGGCAAAGCCCGGGCAATCGTCAAGGAGTTAACAAATACTTTAGATGCATCTTATGAAGTCTCCGCAGGACTGAAATCCATGTATGAATACATTGATCATTTATTATCGGAAACTAATATTAATAAATCCAAGACGGCCGGTGAAGAAGCCATCGGATACCTCTTGGAGCTTCGCCAGACCTTTGCACAAGCTGCGAAAATGTCTGCAGGTCAAGCGCAACAGCATGGATAA
- the fliD gene encoding flagellar filament capping protein FliD: MAIRVSGMSSGLDVEGIVKEMMAARRQPLTKLNQNKTILEWQRDSYREINSKLVDFRNNKLLAKYDNSASMITQKAVVTGNTSALKAEATSEANGIPMTIEIIKLAKPATVETAGMNLAGSSTRLTASSKLSDLQKANNITAPADGKYRITLNGDTLEFDASITINDALAKINKSEKGNVTAKFDEVTGKLTIASKTYSEQGKVARGTNDTFLALFGSGTVNETGYQAAKVKINNSSEEISFASNTFKINGINVTLLAENTTATINTETDTSKAVETVKSFIQDYNDLINTLTTKVNEERYKDFTPLTDEQKQAMKENDIELWEKKAKSGLLKNDDVLKSTISSMRAAVMEQLGALSNVGVTTGLYYENGKLILDETKLKQAFENNPQGTAAIFQGTATQGGLFDKLSSEINGTLDKLVLKAGTSKYSTDLTVTFKTESTMGKRLKDFNTQIANLTDRLTDIENNYYKKFTAMETAMSQYNSQSSSLSSLFTS, encoded by the coding sequence ATGGCGATTAGGGTAAGCGGGATGTCCTCGGGGTTAGATGTTGAGGGTATTGTAAAGGAAATGATGGCTGCAAGAAGACAACCTCTGACCAAGCTGAATCAGAATAAAACGATTTTGGAATGGCAAAGAGACAGCTACCGGGAGATAAACAGCAAGCTTGTTGATTTTCGTAATAATAAGCTGTTGGCTAAATATGATAATTCTGCTTCTATGATTACTCAAAAGGCTGTTGTTACAGGTAATACGTCTGCACTAAAGGCTGAGGCAACATCTGAGGCTAACGGTATACCAATGACTATTGAAATTATCAAACTTGCAAAACCGGCTACCGTGGAAACAGCAGGAATGAATTTAGCCGGTTCAAGCACGCGGCTAACTGCCAGTTCTAAGCTTTCTGATCTTCAAAAGGCTAATAATATCACAGCTCCTGCAGATGGTAAGTATAGAATTACTTTAAACGGTGACACGCTCGAATTTGATGCTAGCATTACTATAAATGATGCGCTGGCGAAAATTAATAAGTCGGAGAAAGGCAATGTAACAGCAAAGTTCGATGAAGTGACTGGGAAATTGACTATAGCTTCCAAGACTTATAGTGAACAAGGTAAAGTTGCTAGAGGGACAAATGATACGTTTTTAGCTCTATTTGGCTCGGGTACTGTGAATGAAACGGGCTATCAAGCTGCTAAGGTGAAGATAAACAATAGTTCCGAAGAAATTTCTTTCGCCAGCAATACCTTCAAAATCAATGGTATTAATGTAACACTTCTGGCTGAGAATACAACAGCTACTATTAATACTGAGACAGACACATCAAAGGCTGTTGAAACGGTGAAGAGTTTTATTCAGGACTATAATGATTTAATCAATACTCTAACTACTAAAGTAAACGAGGAGCGTTACAAAGACTTTACGCCCCTAACTGATGAACAGAAGCAAGCCATGAAGGAAAATGACATTGAACTGTGGGAAAAGAAAGCAAAGAGTGGTTTACTTAAAAATGATGATGTTCTTAAGTCAACAATCTCATCTATGCGTGCAGCAGTTATGGAGCAACTTGGTGCCCTCAGTAATGTTGGGGTAACAACAGGGCTATACTATGAGAATGGTAAGCTCATCCTGGATGAAACGAAGCTAAAGCAAGCTTTTGAGAATAATCCGCAGGGCACAGCTGCTATTTTTCAAGGCACAGCAACTCAAGGGGGATTGTTCGACAAGTTATCAAGTGAAATCAATGGTACTTTAGATAAACTGGTATTGAAAGCAGGGACTTCTAAATATTCTACGGACTTGACAGTTACATTTAAGACTGAGAGTACAATGGGTAAACGATTAAAAGACTTCAATACACAGATTGCTAATCTGACGGATAGACTCACTGATATAGAAAACAACTACTACAAAAAGTTTACAGCGATGGAAACAGCGATGTCACAGTATAACAGCCAGTCATCCAGCTTAAGTAGCTTGTTCACCTCGTAA